One segment of Desulfosudis oleivorans Hxd3 DNA contains the following:
- a CDS encoding flavin monoamine oxidase family protein produces MSAEQESVDTIIIGGGLSGLYTAFMLTKKKKSFVLLEARPRVGGRILSPAHNGFFTDLGPSWYWPARNPRVNALVKALDLAGYPQFESGLCRFQARDGQTETIPGYPMNPPGWRLDNGMISLVNGLCSRIPGDRIRLNHPVCKIKRLDNGARVTVGCLDQVPQCRLEASSVILALPPRLAAGSILFTPDLPHDLTQAMLRASTWMAGQAKFFALYDKADWRRSGLSGQGFSLCGPLGEIHDGSGKTDSPYGLTGFVGIPALRRKDSQTMIQAILGQLALLYGHTAAQPVSVYYQDWAQEPFTATEYDQRTAHNHPEFLPPSGKTSTWNNTLHFAGSETADDFGGYLEGALSSAERAVLSLG; encoded by the coding sequence ATGTCTGCCGAACAGGAAAGCGTCGATACCATTATTATAGGGGGCGGTCTCAGCGGGCTTTACACAGCCTTTATGCTGACCAAAAAGAAAAAATCATTTGTTTTGCTTGAGGCCCGGCCCCGTGTGGGTGGCAGGATTTTAAGCCCGGCGCATAACGGCTTTTTTACCGACCTGGGGCCTTCCTGGTACTGGCCCGCGAGAAACCCCAGGGTAAACGCGCTGGTAAAGGCGCTGGACCTGGCCGGATACCCCCAGTTTGAATCAGGCCTGTGCCGGTTCCAGGCACGGGACGGCCAGACGGAGACCATTCCGGGATATCCGATGAACCCGCCCGGATGGCGGCTTGACAACGGCATGATATCGCTTGTCAACGGCCTCTGCTCCCGGATTCCCGGGGATCGCATCCGGCTCAACCATCCGGTTTGCAAAATCAAACGGCTGGACAATGGTGCCCGGGTTACGGTCGGCTGTCTTGACCAGGTGCCTCAATGCCGGCTGGAGGCATCCAGCGTTATTCTTGCCTTGCCGCCCCGTCTTGCCGCCGGTTCCATTTTGTTTACACCAGACCTGCCCCACGACCTTACCCAGGCCATGTTAAGGGCAAGCACCTGGATGGCGGGACAGGCCAAATTTTTCGCGCTTTATGACAAAGCGGACTGGCGGCGGTCCGGCCTTTCAGGCCAGGGGTTCAGCCTGTGCGGCCCCCTGGGGGAAATTCATGACGGATCCGGCAAAACCGACAGCCCTTACGGACTGACCGGATTTGTCGGCATTCCGGCATTGCGGCGCAAGGACAGCCAGACCATGATCCAGGCCATCCTTGGCCAGCTTGCTCTTCTTTACGGCCACACAGCCGCACAACCGGTCAGCGTCTACTACCAGGACTGGGCGCAGGAACCATTTACCGCCACCGAATATGACCAGCGGACGGCCCACAACCACCCCGAGTTCCTGCCACCTTCCGGAAAAACAAGCACCTGGAACAACACCCTCCACTTTGCCGGCTCAGAAACAGCAGACGATTTCGGCGGTTACCTCGAAGGCGCCCTGTCCAGCGCCGAGCGGGCTGTTTTAAGTTTGGGGTAA
- a CDS encoding ADP-ribosylglycohydrolase family protein: protein MENRHKIEHYEGCLLGGAVGDALGAPVEFMSLDDILRRFGPSGIVDYAPVSGKTGAITDDTQMTLFTAEGMLRSVTRWRHKGVCYPPAVVYYSYQRWLMTQDSSVDKDGDVSWLMDIPELHSERAPGSSCLSALRSSRQGSMKEPINDSKGCGGVMRIAPVGLTQALEIVFETGCEVAALTHGHPTGYLAAGCLAQIIRHIIDGYSLIQAIEATQAILAEQRDCEECRDAIGAALLAWRRKQPSFETVETLGEGWIAEEALAIGIYCALVGGDDFERGVTLAVNHSGDSDSTGAITGNIMGALLGVSAIPQRYLDQLELKDVITELADDLYTGFKEGDGWWNKYPGSGLYFRSKEEDVEHYTVPFDRCYWVVPGKLMAGCYPGGLNKEEARKTLQGLLDHGIRHVVSLMEPDEKDHAGKPFISYEPLMQSLAIAAGKAVTFARFPIKDQNIPTEDEMVGILDHIGREIDASIPVYVHCWGGKGRTGTVVGCYLARHGLASGKSALRGIQELRRDVADAHHASPETDPQKKMVISWARGQ from the coding sequence ATGGAGAATAGACATAAGATTGAGCATTATGAGGGCTGCCTGTTGGGCGGCGCGGTGGGTGACGCCCTTGGTGCGCCTGTGGAGTTTATGTCGCTTGACGACATCCTTCGTCGGTTCGGCCCGTCCGGGATAGTAGATTACGCCCCTGTCTCCGGTAAAACCGGTGCTATCACGGATGATACCCAGATGACCCTGTTTACGGCCGAAGGTATGCTGCGGTCTGTTACCCGGTGGCGGCATAAAGGGGTTTGTTATCCACCCGCCGTTGTTTATTATTCATATCAACGCTGGCTGATGACCCAAGATAGCAGTGTTGATAAGGATGGGGATGTCAGCTGGCTGATGGATATCCCGGAACTACACAGCGAACGAGCGCCGGGCAGTTCCTGTCTGTCCGCATTACGGTCTTCTCGCCAGGGCAGCATGAAAGAACCGATTAATGACAGCAAAGGGTGCGGCGGTGTTATGCGGATCGCCCCGGTTGGACTGACCCAGGCTCTGGAGATAGTTTTTGAAACGGGCTGCGAGGTGGCGGCCCTTACCCATGGCCACCCAACGGGCTATCTTGCGGCCGGATGCCTGGCCCAGATCATCCGGCACATTATCGATGGATACAGCCTTATCCAGGCAATTGAAGCCACCCAGGCCATCCTTGCGGAGCAGAGAGACTGTGAAGAATGCCGGGATGCAATCGGGGCCGCTCTTCTTGCCTGGCGGCGTAAACAACCTTCCTTTGAAACCGTAGAGACCCTGGGGGAAGGGTGGATTGCCGAAGAGGCCCTTGCCATAGGAATTTACTGCGCGCTGGTGGGCGGTGATGATTTTGAAAGGGGCGTCACCCTGGCGGTGAACCACAGCGGCGATTCCGACAGCACCGGCGCTATCACGGGAAACATTATGGGCGCCCTGCTAGGGGTATCCGCCATTCCCCAGCGGTATCTGGATCAACTGGAACTAAAAGACGTCATCACGGAGCTTGCCGACGACTTATATACGGGTTTTAAAGAGGGTGACGGGTGGTGGAATAAATACCCGGGCAGCGGGCTATACTTCCGGTCTAAAGAAGAGGATGTTGAACACTATACCGTTCCTTTTGACCGTTGTTACTGGGTTGTCCCCGGTAAACTGATGGCCGGGTGTTATCCGGGTGGTCTGAATAAAGAAGAGGCCCGAAAAACATTGCAGGGCCTGCTGGACCACGGTATCCGGCATGTGGTCAGCCTGATGGAGCCCGATGAAAAGGACCACGCCGGCAAGCCGTTCATCTCATACGAACCGCTTATGCAGTCTCTGGCGATTGCAGCGGGTAAAGCCGTCACGTTTGCCCGGTTTCCAATAAAGGATCAGAATATCCCCACAGAAGATGAAATGGTCGGCATTCTGGATCATATTGGCCGGGAAATTGATGCCTCAATACCTGTGTATGTGCATTGCTGGGGTGGCAAGGGAAGAACCGGCACGGTAGTTGGGTGTTATCTGGCCAGGCATGGCCTTGCGTCCGGTAAAAGTGCTTTGCGGGGCATACAGGAACTCAGGCGAGATGTGGCAGACGCCCATCATGCCTCTCCCGAAACAGACCCACAAAAGAAGATGGTTATTTCCTGGGCGCGGGGCCAGTAA
- a CDS encoding cytochrome c3 family protein gives MKRFLLMFGIFFVVSSFVLTGCGKPPDSKSKPPKGYVAKPVSRPAPKAEKPAPATPAQQEAPSVAEAPAKPAPAAPAAGEAGDVIEMKNTKAFDPHKMGIVMFTHTKHFSAKPDGYGIACGDCHHDKEGKPLALKVGDSVQGCMECHDKPGKTPRKPAGISPAEWDAMQLEYYYGAIHINCIDCHKAGGAGPVKCTDCHIKP, from the coding sequence ATGAAACGGTTTTTACTGATGTTCGGAATTTTCTTTGTGGTGTCTTCATTTGTTCTTACCGGTTGCGGTAAGCCCCCTGACAGCAAGAGCAAGCCGCCGAAGGGGTATGTCGCAAAGCCTGTTTCAAGGCCGGCGCCGAAAGCGGAAAAGCCGGCACCGGCGACCCCGGCCCAACAGGAAGCTCCGTCCGTTGCCGAGGCCCCGGCAAAACCGGCCCCTGCGGCCCCTGCCGCCGGTGAGGCCGGTGACGTTATTGAAATGAAGAACACAAAGGCCTTTGACCCCCATAAAATGGGGATCGTCATGTTCACCCACACCAAACATTTTTCCGCCAAGCCCGACGGATACGGCATTGCCTGCGGCGATTGTCACCACGACAAGGAGGGCAAGCCTCTGGCGTTGAAAGTCGGGGATTCGGTGCAGGGATGCATGGAGTGCCATGACAAGCCGGGCAAGACCCCGAGAAAACCGGCCGGAATTTCCCCGGCGGAGTGGGACGCCATGCAGCTGGAGTATTATTACGGCGCAATCCACATCAACTGCATCGACTGCCACAAGGCCGGCGGCGCCGGCCCGGTGAAATGCACGGACTGTCATATCAAGCCCTGA